A stretch of Arachis hypogaea cultivar Tifrunner chromosome 15, arahy.Tifrunner.gnm2.J5K5, whole genome shotgun sequence DNA encodes these proteins:
- the LOC112751599 gene encoding protein NUCLEAR FUSION DEFECTIVE 4-like, whose translation MVEEEMRKMKKLSYQIVTGRWFMIFASCLIMSVSGATYMFGLYSNEVKSSLGYDQSTLNLISFFKDLGANLGIFSGLINELTPPWVILSIGAAMNFFGYFMVWLSVTGHVAIPHVWQMCLYFYIGANSQSFANTGALVTCVKSFPRSRGSVIGLLKGYVGLSGAIFTQLYHAFYGDDSKALILLIGYLPAVISFLFLPTVRILDIVPQRKELRVFYKLLYISLGVAVFLMLLIVLQNRLSFNRVQYIVDGIFVLLLLLLPLVVVFREELNILKNHHNNINDASSSSSSSGFKVVTQVPSPANEFAISHGETSCLSNIFKPPSRGEDYTILQALFSIDMLILFIATTFGVGGTLTALDNLGQIGKSLGYPKKSLTTFVSLVSIWNYLGHASSGFASEVFLKKYKFPPPLMLSLVMLLSCVGHLLIALGIPNSLYFASVIIGFCFGAIWPLMFAIISEIFGLKYYSTLYNFGAVASPVGSFILNVKVTGSLYDKKALKQLEMKGLQRKVGQDLTCLGVQCYRLPFFIITASTLVACLVSFILVLRTREFYKGDIYKKFRVKIQTHAGTDPGI comes from the exons ATGGTAGAAGAagagatgagaaaaatgaagaagtTGAGCTACCAAATTGTAACTGGGAGGTGGTTCATGATCTTTGCCTCATGCTTAATCATGTCAGTCTCAGGAGCAACATACATGTTTGGTTTATACTCCAATGAAGTCAAATCCTCATTGGGATATGACCAATCTACCCTCAACTTGATTAGCTTCTTCAAGGACCTTGGTGCAAATCTTGGCATATTCTCAGGGCTTATCAATGAACTCACACCTCCATGGGTGATTCTCTCCATTGGTGCAGCCATGAACTTCTTTGGTTACTTCATGGTTTGGCTCTCTGTCACTGGCCACGTTGCAATTCCCCACGTTTGGCAAATGTGCCTATACTTCTACATTG GAGCTAATTCGCAATCATTTGCCAACACTGGTGCATTGGTAACGTGTGTGAAAAGCTTCCCAAGAAGCCGAGGAAGTGTTATTGGGCTTCTAAAAGGCTATGTTGGACTCAGTGGTGCAATCTTCACTCAACTCTACCATGCTTTTTATGGTGATGATTCTAAGGCTCTCATCTTGCTCATTGGATATCTTCCTGCTGTTATAAGCTTCTTGTTTTTACCCACGGTTCGGATCCTCGACATCGTTCCGCAACGGAAGGAGCTGAGAGTTTTCTACAAGCTTCTGTATATATCACTTGGTGTTGCTGTTTTTCTGATGCTGTTGATTGTGTTACAGAACAGGTTGAGTTTCAACAGGGTTCAGTACATTGTTGATGGCATCTTTGTTCTCTTGTTGCTTCTTCTTCCACTTGTTGTTGTCTTTAGAGAGGAACTTAACATCTTGAAGAATCATCATAATAACATCAatgatgcttcttcttcttcttcttcttctggatTCAAAGTTGTCACACAGGTTCCATCTCCTGCTAATGAATT TGCCATTTCACATGGTGAAACTTCATGTCTAAGCAACATATTCAAACCCCCAAGCAGGGGAGAGGACTACACAATCTTGCAAGCACTTTTCAGCATTGACATGTTAATCCTCTTCATAGCAACAACATTTGGTGTTGGTGGAACATTAACAGCACTAGACAACTTGGGACAAATTGGTAAATCATTGGGTTATCCCAAGAAGAGCCTCACAACATTTGTATCCCTAGTTAGCATATGGAACTACCTCGGACACGCCTCTTCAGGTTTCGCGTCCGAGGTATTCCTAAAAAAATACAAGTTCCCCCCGCCGTTGATGCTCTCCCTTGTCATGCTTCTATCTTGTGTCGGCCACCTTCTAATCGCGCTTGGAATCCCAAATTCATTATACTTTGCCTCCGTGATCATCGGATTCTGCTTTGGAGCCATATGGCCATTAATGTTTGCAATCATATCCGAAATTTTTGGACTCAAGTACTACTCAACATTGTACAATTTTGGAGCTGTGGCTAGCCCTGTTGGATCATTCATACTAAATGTGAAAGTAACAGGCTCTTTGTATGATAAAAAAGCTTTGAAGCAATTGGAAATGAAAGGACTACAAAGAAAAGTTGGACAAGACTTAACTTGTTTAGGAGTACAATGTTATAGGTTGCCATTTTTCATAATCACAGCATCAACATTAGTTGCTTGTTTAGTCTCATTTATTTTGGTCTTGAGGACTAGGGAATTCTATAAAGGTGACATTTATAAGAAGTTTAGGGTGAAAATTCAGACACATGCAGGGACGGATCCAGGAATTTAA
- the LOC112751597 gene encoding peroxidase 47 codes for MVYKRPLKCLKIVMANLVTVFVVMGIIVSGFRIGADGLNMNYYLFSCPFVESVVKDIVNRALEDDPSLAAPLLRMHFHDCFIQGCDGSILIDSTKGNKAEKDSPANLSLRGYEIIDDIKEELERQCPGVVSCADILALAARDAVFFARGPVYDIPKGRKDGTRSKIEDTINLPSPNFNASDLIKMFGQHGFSAQEMVALSGAHTIGVARCSSFKNRLTKVDPNLNSEFAKTLSRTCSDGDNAEQPFDETRNDFDNLYFDALVSSNGVLTSDQTLFTSPKTRNFVNSYAQNQALFFLDFQQAMIKMTLLDIKEGSKGQVRDNCRRIN; via the exons ATGGTGTACAAAAGGCCATTGAAGTGTTTGAAGATAGTGATGGCTAATTTGGTGACAGTGTTTGTTGTGATGGGAATTATAGTGAGTGGTTTCAGAATTGGAGCAGATGGTTTGAACATGAATTACTATTTGTTTAGTTGCCCTTTTGTTGAATCTGTTGTTAAGGACATTGTCAATAGGGCATTGGAAGATGATCCTTCACTTGCTGCTCCTCTTCTTAGAATGCACTTCCATGATTGTTTCATTCag GGATGTGATGGATCAATTTTGATTGATTCCACAAAGGGTAACAAAGCAGAAAAGGATTCACCAGCAAATTTGAGTTTGAGAGGCTATGAAATTATAGATGACATCAAAGAAGAGCTTGAAAGACAATGCCCTGGAGTAGTTTCATGTGCTGATATTCTTGCTTTAGCTGCTAGAGATGCAGTTTTCTTT GCACGGGGGCCAGTTTATGACATACCAAAGGGAAGAAAAGATGGAACAAGGTCCAAAATTGAGGATACCATTAATCTGCCATCTCCCAACTTCAATGCTTCTGATCTCATCAAGATGTTTGGCCAACATGGCTTTTCAGCACAAGAGATGGTGGCTCTCTCTg GGGCTCATACAATAGGAGTAGCTAGGTGTTCTTCTTTCAAGAACAGGCTAACAAAAGTGGATCCAAATTTGAACTCAGAATTTGCAAAGACACTGTCCAGAACATGCAGTGATGGTGACAATGCTGAGCAGCCCTTTGATGAAACAAGGAATGATTTCGACAACTTGTACTTCGACGCTTTGGTTTCCAGCAATGGGGTTCTCACATCTGATCAAACATTGTTCACTAGTCCAAAAACTAGGAACTTTGTCAACTCTTATGCACAGAACCAAGCCTTGTTCTTCTTGGATTTCCAACAAGCCATGATCAAAATGACCTTGCTTGATATCAAAGAAGGTTCCAAGGGTCAAGTTAGAGACAACTGCCGcagaataaattga